gcttggtgttgtctcctttgatgtaacccttcttgagctgttcgatgcaagctgcgttgtcttcaaaaatcatcgtcggggcattaacggcgggatgaagatcacagaAGCTTCGAATATGCCcattactgctctcaaccaaaagcattcccgagttgcttcatgcaaggcgagaatttcagcatagttagacgaagtggcaactaaggtctgtttagttgacctccaagatattgcggtgcctccaacggtaaagacataacccgtttgagaacgcgccttgtgcggatcagataagtatccagcgtcggcataaccaacaaggcgagaatcaacccgatgagcatagggtgcggcatcaatcgaggattcgtagggatagaataagccaaaatccgtagtacccttaaggtaacggaagatgtctttcatgccagtccaatgtctgcgtgttagtgcattgctgtatcttgccaaaagattaacagcgaaggagatgtcgggtctagtgcattgagctaagtacaataaagcgcctatcgcacttagataaggaactgcaggctccaaaatctcttcatcatcctccttcggacggaagggatctcgctttgcatctagcgtacgaacgaccatagaagtactcgaagacttcgctttatcctcattaaaacggcgcaacaccttctgggtgtagttcgattgatgtactaagattccatccgaacaatgctctatctcgagaccaagacaatatcgagtctttcctagatctttcatctcaaattccgacttcaggtgtgaaacagttctcgcgagctcttcaggagttccgatgagattcatgtcatcgacatatactgcaacaatcgcaaatccggaatgtgacttcttaatgaacacacaagggcatagttcgttgttcacatatccctgactagtcaaatactcactcagacggttataccacattcttccggattgtttcaaaccgtatagtgaacaCCTCGGCcaaattgagagcgtgttccggggtttggaaatatttgaaccagtcaatgtaagtcattcgggaactttcatataaatttccgtatcaagatccccatagagatacgcggttactacgtccatcagctgcatatccagtttttcggaaactaccaaactgataaggtatcgaaaagtaatcacatccataacgggtgagtaagtttcgtcatagtcaatcccggggcgttgtgagaaaccttgtgttacaagacgagctttgtaacgcacaatttcgttcttctcattatgcttccgaacgaaaacccacttgtagccaacgggcttcacatgtggaggagtaggaactacaggtccaaacaccttacgtttcgcaagtgaatcaagttcgacttggattgcttgtttccagtttgaccaatcagctctacgtcgacattcatcaacggaacgcggttcaatgtcatcgctcaacatgatctcagtagctactgcaaatgctaatgcatcatcgacaatcatctcatttctacgccacacatcatctaagctagcataatagaccgaaatctcacgattctcaggaggaggattcgtctcttcaaggacgcttccataatctagaatttcctcatgagttgggtaaaatgagtaagcgatagtcggattcacggtaggctcttcaggaccttgtgccgtggttttcctcttccgggggtgtgaatcctttgaaccaaggggtctgccacgcttttgtgtaggggcagatgattggctagccgctaatgtacgtggatcaccagaattggcgtcccgggcttccaagagggtagtccgtcgtacatttggtacatctatctttgcaggcgtattcgcagctggaatatgtgatcttgtcacgcgcgctagatcggtgaaagcatctggcatgctctgagctatgctctggagatctaatatgcgctgcacttcagcttcagactgagcggtgcggggatctaaatgagacaaagtgggagtcatcCACGATAATTCACGTCGTTCATTCGGAACGttaacgttcttatctccccctaacggcgggaagactgtctcatagaagtgacaatccgcgaaacgagcggtaaacagatcgcctgtcaaaggttctaagtaacgaataatcggaggagaatcatatccgacatagattcccatcattCGCTGAGGcaccatttttgtacgtaagggcggcgaaatCGGCACATAGACTGCACAACTAAAAATGctcagatgcgatatgtcgggttcgcatccggtgaccaactgaagggcactaaatggttgtgtcgcaacaggcctcaggcggaccaactttgctgcgtgcaatattgcatggccccaagcagcgatcgggagcttggtacgtatgaccaatgatcgagcaatcatttgtaaacgcttaatgaaagcctctgccaggccgttctaggtgtgaacatggggtacatgatgttcaacttcaaccccaaccgacatgcaatagtcatcaaaagttttagatgtgaattctccagcattatccaatcgaatagatttgatcggataatcagggtgatgagccctgagcttgataacctgagccaacagtttggagaatgcagcgttccttgtggacaacaagcacacgtgtgaccaacgtgtagaagcgtcaaccaaaaccataaaatatctaaatggtccgcagggaggttgaatcggtccacaaatgtccccctgaatccgttgtagaaaaatgggaggattcgaacgaatcttgtcataagaaggcttggtaataagctttcccatagaacatgtttgacatgcgatttcatggatcgaacctaagcttcgggttagtggatgcccgtgtgaagttttgaggatacggcgcatcgctattcgtccaggatgtcccaaacgatcatgccaaagtgtaatttcatgcgcggtccctgtggtagggccggccacatagtggcattcgatagggcgtatggtcgtagtgtacagaccactcgggttacgctccatcttctctagaatacgttTCTGGCCATATTTgtaggaagttacgcacagaaattcaactccgttttctacgtgggtttcagcgtggtaattgttatctctaatgtccttgacacttagtaacgttcttccggaacgtggagaatagagtgtctcagcaatggtcaagattgtaccattggacaacattatacgtgccttaccgtatccttctatcaggttggatgggcctgagagggttgtcagaggtgcattcttaggtacgaagttagtgaaatagatgcgttcatgcaaaacagtatgcgtggttgcactatctgccagacaactaactttcccactagtcatacctagaatgaaaaattaatttgaattggtcacatgcataaaagtttataaaaacaagtatcaattcaaaataatttcatttattcaaagaTTAAAActgaatatccaaaataaatcgccaactaataatccaaaacatgaaggaaaattgttcaaaatcaaccaaaaaacaaggtggggtgCGGCCACtatgtggaattcggccccaattgtcttatttcaactaaaaaaaagtctatgtctaagattctaatcttccataggagtggtatcctcttgaaagtcagaaacctccatctttgtagtctccggttcgtccacttgcatgaaatttgattcaaacttcttacgacgagaatgatattcatctacaaccttcttgggagcacggaaaatacgggaccaatggtcctttgaaccacaacgatagcacatatcgtcattcattgtggcaagtgctttgcccttattcttgaagttcggggccttaggagcgaggtttgggcgcttctgggctttgtttcctcccttggatgagcCTTGACtatgttgaccttggtgggatggcttttggccgcccttaccacgcctcttttggcgttttgggtgctgattagtgctataatgtgcttcaggcacatcAGTAGCcctagtaggtcgagcttgatgattcttcatcaacagctggttctgcttttcagcaagaagtaaaacagagatcaaatctgaaaatttAATGAACTTCttagctctatattgttgctgcaggacaatattagaagcagagaaggtcgagtaggtcttctccaggagatcctcttcagtcaaagtttcattgcaaaacttgagaagtgatcggattcgacaaacttcataattatattcattcacagacttaaagtcttggatgagcaagtgctgccagtcgtgtcttgcttcaggcaagaatatgtccttttggtgatcgaaacgatcagccaaaacgacccataatgcacgtggatcctcctcagcaaggtactcagtttgcagagcgtcatgaatatgtcttcggatgaagatcatagcagtggctttttcagcttcgccaacaggttcagttgttgcttcttcaatagcaggacgcaagttcttggcaatgaggtggagcttcacatcttgaacccacttgaggtagttccttccagagacctccaaagcggtaaagtcaagtttgttcaaattcgacatgttcctatcacaaatagatggacaagatgtggttagtgtaatggagaaaaatcaatccattcacataggagtaaaacatacaggttctaatagacatgtattggtttaattttgcatgaaaaacttcgggttttcatgggtgatatgtgtaagagaaaacttcaggttttcaaataaggcatgtttataagaaacttcgggtttcaaagtaattatgaacttcaggttcatatattcctgcaggcaaacacaaatatatatgcaaacaaatatgcaacaaatatatgcaaaaatattgtataatgataattgaattaatttatttggtcttcggggccaaattaaagtgtgggtgaaaatataaaaacccatattattttaaaatattaaataataaaatctcggggccAAAAAATATAGGCAAAGCCCACAGGTGGCACATGGAGCTCACGGGGAGACATGGGCAaggggaatgggctgctgtgtgcagccccaaaaaaaaatttcttttttttttctcacggGTCGTTTCAGGCGAGccaaaaattttttttttttttttttcttttcccgcACGGGCTGGGCCGTGACATCTCAGAGCAGCAGCAAGCCCAAAGGGCGCTGATGCAGGCCGAGGGACAGGAGCCCACTAAGGCTTGGGTTTTTGGGATCAAACACCCCAGCGAGTGCTGGGTGTGTGTCGCCGGAGAAGAACACCGGACATGGCGCTTCTGGTGTCGGTTGGGGTGTTGTTTAAGACTCGATTTGAGTCATGGTGACCATGGGGGTGAACGGAGATTTGAAAAAAATCTCGATATTCATtgtaaaaccctagaaattcgattgtaatttaaaaaaaaaaatcgaattttCAGACAAAAATTCGTCGGGGACGACTGCAGGTCGTCGGGGGTAACTGGGCAAGGCTGCAGGCCATGTTGGTTGACGATTTCATGGGTGGCGACGCCTTCTGGGCGTCGGGTCTGGGTGTTGGGCCTGGAGCCGTGGCTCCAGGATTGGTTCTCGGCTCGGGAAAGCATGGGGGATGAGTTGGGCCATCGCAGGCTGCGGGCCTGGTGGCTTGTGGCTTGCATGGTGCAAGTGCACGGGTTCGAACAGAACCCTAATTCCCCAATcgcaaaattattttttttttaatttttttttaattcaattatattatatgcatgtataattctaatgaatcacatatttacgttgatgcatatgcaaataatagtttcaatgcatgtacatatgtaagattcaattcatggcaaatatcaaattcacataattgtagcaattttggttatgaagcatacactatttatgtagaatctaaaatacgttaaacgtaaagttgggtcatgcatcatggtgaatgttcatgctatcagggcttgcaaaatattgagttaaaagccgttgtttggaaagaacctgattgcgtgatgatatggatgaactggtttgatgcagaaaaaaaatctccaacgtcagattcctaagtgcagcggtaggagcgtgctgataacgtgttgtggtctatttttatctaACAAAATAGAGAGGGCCAGCGGCAGtgggagagatgagagagatgtgtgtttgtagaattgtaggaaaatgtgtgtgttgttatccctcctacattgtgcctttatttatagtagtaaagtgagagaagatattccttctcctccaagtaatacaagttataataggaaatgataactagaatcaaatctaatctaggatttacacaatcatacttattctaggaatgtttacaacacacaaaaaaaacatttaaggcagttacttATTCTAGCAATCAAAAtaatggcaattactgttcattaatggtagttactattcatttaaggcagttactgtttaatagggtggattgaatagtggattgccaggggaaagggctccatgggtggaattgctcttacgAGCTCAGGACTTGGATTGAAGAGGCTCCTGCATGGCTAGAGCCAACTTTGGAAGATGATTTGGATGACAGAAGTGTATAATTTTCAAGTATAGCAGGCGGCAAGCTTTCCGTGGTGGTGGTTCATTGCTAATGAAGAATGGCCATCCAAGTGAGAGGTGCATGATTGTCTGTTTACTATTGTTGTTTCTTTCCTTGTCTCTCTCATTCAAGTTGTATAATTGGCTCTGTTATGAAATGAAATCATTCGTTATTGATAAAAAAAGTTCAACTATTCTATCAAACTAGACTTAATAAATCTGATAAGTGAGAAATGtgataaaattaaaagaaattccTCTGAAACTTTAGGACAAAAATCcaacaaaatttggttttcaaattgTGTCTCTACTCTGTCCCTGCCTTACATAATACAATCATTAAACTTAAACATGTTATAATGTAAGTAAATTAGTTAAACAACGTGACAATGATGTGATATTTCACTGAAATTGAATTCCCTACATTTAGGTAGGAATTGAATTTCAAGTTGTTGGGGAAATCGGAATGAATTTTTCCTTCCTATTATACCTTTACTTATTTCTAAAATTTCAAGATTGCCCATGAGCCCGACACGACCAACTGTTGcccattttaatataaaattaaacaataacaataacaataattaacagaaaataaaataattaaatttcagTGTGTTTTATATTTGGTTAATAGAGCTATTTAACAAGTTTTCTATTAAGTAGTATataaatttaaccaaaaaattagaATATAAAATCATTTAATCAAATAAGGGTATTGTAGTAATTATATTAATTCACATTCCCAAATACATTACTAAACCATTTATGTGGAATTTATACTGATTCTATTCTAATTTCATAAAATCTTAATAAACAACTTcatacaaaatttaatcaaaaatTTAATTCTGACGCCTCTTTATTTCAACTCCTTATCTATTTAactttttttcatttgattacaAATTAATAACGAGGCTAACGAGTCATAATACATCAACCATCGTTCTCGACTGTTTGCACGGCGTCAGCGTCGTAATCTGAGTTGTGTCTGCCATGTGGCCATGCTTTCATAAAAAAGGCAGCACCTACTTTAGCTTTAAGTCCCTAAGTCCTAACGTACCCCTAAGAGAAAGACTTTATTAAAAAGTAGAACTTTTTCTAAATTTTCTGTCGCTTATTtcaacataatattttataatattgataaaaaaataaagtgagGTGGCAGTAGAGAATATAAGAAGAGTTCATTATGAGAAAAtctctttagcatttctctacctaaaacctaaaatacATGTAGTTTAATTGGTTtgttgaatgtgatttagataAGGTCATGATTTAAGGATGGAGATTCTCTTCGAATCTTTTTTGTGAAAATTATAGGAATCTTAACATCATATTTATTCATAGTACATTGTGTGCTTCTTTATgtattgtttgtgtttaattttaaataaaaaaatttaaaataatttctgattgcgcgatatacaatgaacggatgGAATATGAAGATCTCTATAATCCTTACAAAATGATCCGGTTAAGATGCAAATCCATAATTTAATTGAAGTCCTCATTACCTGCCCCCACACAAATACAGATATCTGGCAGCAGCCGGTTTGATTGATAAGGACAAACAAAATTGAGGACTccacacatatatattattaaagTTATAGAGACCGTAATTGACTGATATTATCTCAATTTAGTCACTTGTTGAATTAAATAAGCGTGAGGTTATCAAAGGTTGGATAACTTGGATTCCCCCCACCCCCAATTCTAACtagtgacaaaaaataaaataaaaaataaaaaaatatatatataatgaaaaaaaaaatcttccatTCAATTATTGCAAAGATTTAACTTTATGAGGTTTAGTATCATGGAACATGTATGGATGTACATGATGCAAGTTATGAAAAGCAGACAGACATCCTTCTTTCTGTCGAAACCCATCCTCGCATCTTTTTCTCTCcgtaaacacacaaattaatgGAAGTATCAGTGTCTAACATTGGTGTTGTTTTGGTGGGCATAATTGTAACTGCATGGGCATGGAGGGTGGTCAACTGGTTATGGCTGAGGCCAAAGAAGCTAGAAAGATATCTGAGGCAGCAAGGCCTTGCCGGAAACTCATACAGGTTTTTGGTAGGAGACTTGAAAGAAAGAACCATGATGCTAAAACAAGCATATTCTAAACCGATGAACCTCTCTCATGATATAGCCCCACGAGTCCTCCCTTTTGAGTACCACTCGGTGAACACTTACGGTACGTttactatatttttatttttagtcttCGTATATAGTTCGGAAATGAGTGTTATCTGAAAATTTGTCGTCCAGATTCACAATTTAACAATATAAGGGTAGTAAGACAGTGCCAGTGATGTAGTGGTACACAGTTTGGTAATGAAGGTCTCGTGGTAAAAACTCATCGACCCTCGTATAGTTGCAATTTATCAAACTGGTGATGTACAACATGCCAACAAGAGATCACCAATAAACTAACCTCCATGAGTAGTGCCTAGTTTGAGAAGtggaaataatttgattttaatttgaagttttagtttttaaaaacctaaaaaaaatgCAGGTAAGAATTCTTTTATTTGGGCGGGACCAGTACCAAGGGTGAACATTGCTAATCCAGAAGATTTGAAAGACATCCTAacaaaaattgaggattttcCAAAGTTGAAATCAAATCCATATGTCAAGTTGCTAGTAACAGGTACTGCACACTATGAAGGTGAGAAATGGAGAAGACACCGAAGAATTATCAATCCAGCATTCCATTTAGACAAGTTAAAGGTATTTATAATATTCATACAAAGTTTGTGGAAATTTTACGCTATCTAATTAGTTTAGTATTTATGTGCGTACGTAATATATATTTATCAGATTATAAAGAGGTGATTAGCTACGCAATTAGtaaatatgatttaaattgcaGCATGCATTCGCAAATGTTTAgttgtgtttaaaaataaaccATATCGATGTCCAAAATACGCATATGCAAAATATATTTGCTAaggaaatatatttttattaggAGAACCTTGACAGTATGATGAAAATTTTATTgagccagaaaaaaaaaaaagttacataTAATCAGGGAAGATGTAAACCTTACCTCTTATAATATAAGAAGAAAGtgaaatatacaaaaaaaaaaaaaggacctaaaaaaggaaacaaaaataagTGATTAGTTTTTTAGATGTGTATTAGGTGCGTTGGCTATATAACTAATTAATGTTGacaatttttggtttttcttcttattttttggtTGTTTTCTATAGGGCATGCTACCAGCATTTTACCTAAGTTCTAGTGAGATGATTAAGGAATGGGAGAGCTTGGTGTTGAAGGAAGGTTCATGTGAGTTGGATGTCCGGCCTTGTCTTGAAAATTTGACAGCCGATATGATTTCTCGATCAGCATTTGGAAGTAGCTataaagaaggaagaaaaatattTCAACTTTTGAGAGAGCAATTACAACTTGTAACAaaagttatacaaaatgtttACATTCCGGGATGGAGGTAAAATTATAATTTCTTTTAGTCTTCAACAGGTAAATACCAAGATCATTCAGCCAAATAGGTTAGAAACTAGCTAAATCAATTTTATACAATTAAATTTGGTTCATTAACCATATGAAAGATCATACTCATTTAAGTAGTAGTATTAAAAGCTTGCTATACAAAGCTTTTTTTGTGTGACATTCCAAAGTAGACAccaatattaatattatttcaGCTGTAAAATCCCATGAGGAactctgttttttattttatagctTTTGTTGCAACTATTCAACACATCACAACTGAAACACTGTAGAGTTATCCGGTGGTGATCCACCGATTAATTCGAAGAAAATTTCGGTAGTGAATTAGTACTCAACATCAAAAAAAAGATACTCGGTACACTTCTACTAGACACTCTTCAAGACTAGCTCTTCTTATCCAAACTTGAAAGCTTCACATTTTCCAACCAGCTCCAAACATTACATCGTCAATCCCATACAATCCAATCTCAAAACTTATGAATATGGATTAGCTACAAATATTTAAATAGTTAGATCTTGCATAAAACTTGTATCACTGAATGAGACATAGCTTTGTAGTCAGACCCCTTGTTTTCTTCATATCACCATTGGAActaataatgattttttttttttgcaggttTGTACCGACCAAGATGAACAAGAAGATGAAAGGAATTGACAAAGAGATAGGAGGGCTACTCATGGGTATTATAAACAAAAGAGAAGAGGGGATTAGGGCAGGTGAAGCCACAAAAGATGACTTGTTGGGTATCCTCATGGAGTCCAACTTGAAGGAAATCAAGGAACATGGGAATAACAAAGGAGTTGGAATGAACATGTATGACGTGATCGAGGAGTGCAAGTTGTTTTACTTTGCAGGGCAGGAGACCACCTCATTGTTGCTTGTTTGGACAATGGTTTTACTAGGTCAAAACCAGATTTGGCAAGATCGTGCAAGAGAAGAGGTTTTGCAGGTCTTTGGAAGCAACAAGCCAGACTTTGATGGGATAATTCATCTAAAAGTTGTGAGTGTTTGCTATCGATAACTTGAGAATACGTACTTTATAGGAGTACATTTTGATCTGCATTGCATCGAGAAAATTGCTTAGAGTAGTCAGCAATGTGAGTCGTGACTCTCAGAAGATTGCTTAGTGTATTTGCTTCTTTACACTTTTGGACGTGTTTTCATCTCTTTTTTTGGCATAAATGTAGAAGTTAAATTGGTTGTATATGTACTGCATGCT
This window of the Malus domestica chromosome 03, GDT2T_hap1 genome carries:
- the LOC103430489 gene encoding cytochrome P450 CYP72A219-like; its protein translation is MEVSVSNIGVVLVGIIVTAWAWRVVNWLWLRPKKLERYLRQQGLAGNSYRFLVGDLKERTMMLKQAYSKPMNLSHDIAPRVLPFEYHSVNTYGKNSFIWAGPVPRVNIANPEDLKDILTKIEDFPKLKSNPYVKLLVTGTAHYEGEKWRRHRRIINPAFHLDKLKGMLPAFYLSSSEMIKEWESLVLKEGSCELDVRPCLENLTADMISRSAFGSSYKEGRKIFQLLREQLQLVTKVIQNVYIPGWRFVPTKMNKKMKGIDKEIGGLLMGIINKREEGIRAGEATKDDLLGILMESNLKEIKEHGNNKGVGMNMYDVIEECKLFYFAGQETTSLLLVWTMVLLGQNQIWQDRAREEVLQVFGSNKPDFDGIIHLKVVTMILHEVLRLYPAPLLVRTTSKKTEFRNFSLPAGVEVALPMLLIHHDRELWGDDAQEFKPERFSEGVAKTTKNKFTYFPFSGGPRVCIGQNFAMVEAKLAISLILQHFTFELSPSYAHAPSAKLILHPQFGAHIILHKR